In the Paralichthys olivaceus isolate ysfri-2021 chromosome 17, ASM2471397v2, whole genome shotgun sequence genome, one interval contains:
- the arhgap21a gene encoding rho GTPase-activating protein 21a isoform X2 yields the protein MLAQRNGLPPGCKPVPLKDHSDLRDVDVNAVGCCSLSSSPSSGGCPWARLAGVDGCLSEPYCLWFQLLARAYWGEVELGLTSPNRSVSWARLREASRKNCVRSRAKQNDGHDQSEVSAATSPGPEEEPFSWPGPKTLQLRRTSQGFGFTLRHFIVYPPESAVHNSLKDEDNGSRGRQRNRLEPMDTIFVKQVKEGGPAHGAGLCTGDRIVKVNGESIIGKTYSQVIALIQNSDASLELCVMPKDEDILQLAYSQDAYLKGNEAYSGNAQNIPEPPPICYPRIEVKATGMAQALEPAPVNETPRGPAQGPGRRGGTTEKSYRVEIPVLPSAPSQQTTKSQTVVCVCNDNMRTVAMPPDPVDRGPWVARAGPSHRTEENRYSSPADSGSARPRPLIPSVPGGAQLQCPSSRTVETPVCSPSLSSRPGAIYVDPLSPPPRAPVTAASPDTFSTAVSPNTNHYSPSPTASITSPHQNIDWRNYTTYKDYIDAKRLHTYGCRTIQERLDSLRAAANSNSAYTQQRTPPPSSTSQRGASVSQVRQRSISSDRGMDAKSPGTTVTTPLRSASQERLGGGTEKTIPNRKWPRSASQDALPFSSPTGITKPRARSCDYLGQQPAEPGGVDRAEFEDRFLLCRQEESRTGRHGAGLKVLPHLNRSLPENEGRGSGLSNSPLAAPVFTKGTTDSVIPPRTDGVIMRPSRLPVKNVISDSLPALPIIKTTDPLKDQRAAVTGNHLSYPSPLHLQLRSRADSLKMENRLEAVLAARSSSCSGPSFKLPMQKQVQSGVVPASSGTSTTNGAVTQRPKVTCTSASSPVRTNGGLAEGVEGPDATVVVLRRDKKTEPPHIRPPSYVLAVNDCSGGVTDKSPPLVKAGSADAMCWMSNDGCREMHLRRLGDTRHTSGSNNLDDSLDSIPFIDEPSSPSIDQDSTIHIPASAVISAAPIITTIPPSPTSPSPLIRRQLSHDQDSLRLTIIESDSGTKNERSKSYDEGLDNYREEGRGRSLIPGLKGLRRAVDRSSEDSGSRRDSSSDVFCDATKEGLLHFKQLNTDKGKRVGAGMRPWKQMYAVLRGNYLCLYKDKKEGQAHANCQAVDEALPISIKACLIDISYSDTKRKNVLRLTTSDCEYLFQAEDREDMLAWIRVIQENSNLNEENAAFTSHDLISRKIKEYNTLMSPTGSKTEPSPKPSRQSLSIRQTLLGSKGETKATSPHSPKPEQERKNMHKDDTSPPKDKGTWRKGIPGLMRKPFEKKPSPGVTFGVRLDDCPPAQTNKFVPLIVEVCCNLVEERGLEYTGIYRVPGNNAAISNMQEELNNKGMNDIDIQDDKWRDLNVISSLLKSFFRKLPEPLFTNDRYSDFIEANRIEGPVERLKVLKRLLHELPDHHYETLKFLSAHLKCVAENSEKNKMEPRNLAIVFGPTLVRTTEDNMTHMVTHMPDQYKIVETLIQNYNWFFTEDGNGDPVTVSHEVSAVESQPIPNIDHLLTNIGRTAASQGEVSDSPTSDSAKSKGSWGSGKDQCSRELLVSSIFAAASRKRKKSKEKPQPSSSDDDLDAVFPKKEIPGQKPNHHLQAEAQSETRLNAKQQTQAEERKENGRTVELMPKVKREHRHSLFLKEKTPPRHSSSSPSPVICGSPKISHQTAPQGKSSLSDPPSQQDENTSDLGTMSSGASVPRSRPKKWSGGAPPDLPAGVCIGQGGGPGASAGAEVSSITSDYSTTSSITFLTGAESSALSPELQGGEEADDERSELISEGRPMETDSESDFPVFAPGGGSSQSTPRPEQSQEKTEARDGGAADGGIVPKLEARRLFPSHRMIECDTLSRRWSLRQKTDSESSMEGVAGSGERSSGRSESSTRLSRVLEVMKKGRSTSSLSSSSRSESERAEPAWHLKITERLKLRIRTSADDMFTQKNRAPDARAKKKNIRRRHTMGGQRDFAELAVINDWREQGGRDQAADLSVLDHLKPRCSSEDFSVQDWISRERCRGSEPSVELAPKAVPEDDPADAQGVALETPPPPPATSDAQPPAGEHVNGSGPQVKNKASLGADAHPHKLSGAQVVRSRFYQYL from the exons GGAGACAGCGAAACCGTCTGGAGCCAATGGACACCATTTTCGTCAAGCAAGTGAAGGAGGGAGGCCCCGCCCACGGAGCTGGACTCTGTACAG GCGATCGTATTGTGAAGGTGAATGGAGAGAGCATCATTGGAAAGACGTACTCACAAGTCATAGCCTTGATCCAGAACAG TGATGCCTCACTGGAGCTCTGTGTGATGCCAAAGGATGAGGACATTTTGCAGCTG GCGTATTCCCAGGATGCATACCTCAAAGGAAACGAGGCGTACAGCGGAAATGCCCAGAACATCCCAGAGCCCCCTCCCATATGCTACCCTCGGATAGAAGTGAAGGCAACGGGCATGGCCCAGGCATTAGAGCCTGCCCCGGTCAATGAGACGCCTCGAGGGCCAGCTCAGGGACCAGGAAGAAGAGGGGGGACCACTGAAAAGAGTTACCGTGTGGAAATCCCTGTTCTGCCGTCAGCCCCATCCCAGCAGACAACAAAGTCTCAgactgtggtgtgtgtctgtaatgaCAATATGAGGACAGTAGCCATGCCTCCTGATCCAGTTGACAGGGGGCCCTGGGTTGCTCGGGCGGGCCCTAGTCACAGGACAGAGGAAAACCGGTACAGTTCTCCAGCAGATTCTGGATCAGCCAGACCCAGACCCCTTATTCCCTCAGTACCTGGGGGTGCACAGTTGCAGTGTCCCTCTTCTCGTACCGTAGAAACTCCAGTCTGCTCCCCGTCCTTAAGTTCTAGACCTGGTGCGATCTATGTGGACCCCTTATCCCCACCTCCACGGGCACCTGTCACTGCTGCATCACCGGACACGTTCTCCACTGCTGTCTCACCCAACACCAACCACTACTCCCCCTCTCCCACAGCCTCAATCACCTCCCCACACCAGAATATTGACTGGAGAAATTACACCACCTATAAGGACTACATTGACGCCAAGAGGCTGCACACGTATGGCTGCCGCACCATCCAGGAGCGCTTGGACAGCTTGCGTGCAGCTGCTAATTCTAATTCTGCGTACACCCAACAACGTACACCTCCCCCTAGTAGCACCAGCCAGAGAGGGGCATCAGTCTCCCAGGTCAGACAGAGGAGCATATCCAGTGACCGTGGGATGGATGCAAAGAGTCCGGGTACTACAGTGACAACTCCATTACGTAGCGCCTCCCAAGAGAGGCTTGGAGGTggaacagagaaaacaataccaaacaggaagtggcctCGAAGCGCTTCCCAGGATGCTCTGCCCTTCTCCTCCCCGACAGGCATTACCAAACCTCGGGCACGGTCTTGTGACTACCTGGGCCAGCAGCCTGCAGAACCAGGTGGGGTTGACAGGGCAGAGTTTGAGGACAGGTTCCTGCTCTGTCGACAAGAAGAATCCAGAACCGGCAGGCATGGAGCAGGCCTAAAAGTTTTACCTCATCTAAACAGGAGTCTCCCTGAGAATGAAGGACGAGGAAGTGGATTATCTAACTCACCTTTAGCTGCTCCTGTGTTTACTAAAGGTACAACAGACTCTGTAATACCACCAAGGACAGACGGTGTCATAATGAGACCCTCACGTCTGCCTGTAAAAAATGTCATCTCAGACTCTTTACCTGCCTTACCCATAATTAAAACCACAGACCCTCTTAAAGACCAAAGAGCTGCCGTCACTGGCAATCATCTGAGCTACCCATCTCCTCTGCACCTCCAGCTCAGGAGCAGGGCTGACAGTCTGAAAATGGAGAATAGGTTGGAGGCTGTGTTGGCAGCCAGGTCCTCCTCTTGCTCTGGTCCGTCCTTTAAACTGCCAATGCAGAAACAAGTCCAAAGCGGAGTTGTCCCTGCTTCCTCTGGTACCTCCACCACCAATGGAGCTGTCACCCAAAGGCCAAAGGTAACCTGCACATCCGCCAGCTCACCTGTACGGACTAATGGCGGTCTTGCAGAGGGAGTAGAAGGACCTGATGCAACAGTAGTGGTCCTAAGAAGAGACAAGAAAACCGAACCTCCTCACATTCGCCCTCCGTCCTATGTACTAGCCGTTAATGACTGCAGTGGAGGAGTCACTGATAAATCACCACCGTTGGTGAAGGCAGGTTCTGCAGATGCAATGTGCTGGATGTCAAACGACGGCTGTAGGGAGATGCATTTAAGGAGGCTGGGTGACACACGACACACGTCTGGATCCAATAACCTTGATGACTCCCTGGATTCAATCCCCTTTATAG ATGAACCATCCAGTCCCAGTATCGACCAGGACAGCACCATCCACATCCCTGCCTCTGCCGTCATATCTGCAGCACCCATCATCACCACGATCCCACCCAGCCCCACCTCGCCATCCCCTCTCATCCGCCGACAGCTGTCGCACGACCAAG ATTCTCTCCGTCTCACAATTATTGAGTCAGATTCTGGTACAAAAAATGAGCGGTCCAAGTCGTACGATGAAGGTCTGGATAACTACCGGGAAGAAGGCAGAGG GAGGTCTTTAATACCTGGTCTGAAAGGTCTGCGGAGG GCAGTCGACAGGTCTTCAGAAGATTCAGGCTCCAGGAGAGATTCTTCATCTGATGTCTTCTGCGACGCCACCAAGGAGGGTTTGCTGCATTTCAAGCAGTTGAACACAGATAAGGGCAAG CGTGTCGGTGCAGGTATGCGCCCGTGGAAGCAGATGTACGCCGTGTTGAGGGGCAACTACCTCTGCCTGTATAAAGACAAAAAGGAAGGGCAGGCTCACGCCAACTGCCAAGCGGTGGACGAGGCCCTGCCAATCAGCATCAAGGCCTGTCTGATTGACATCTCCTACAGCGACACCAAGCGTAAGAACGTGCTGCGGCTGACCACGTCGGACTGCGAGTACCTGTTCCAGGCCGAGGACCGGGAGGACATGCTGGCCTGGATCAGAGTCATACAGGAGAACAGCAACCTGAATGAGGAG aaCGCGGCCTTCACCAGCCATGACCTCATCAGCAGGAAGATCAAGGAGTACAACACCTTGATGAG TCCCACCGGCAGCAAGACGGAGCCGTCACCCAAACCTTCTCGCCAGTCGCTGAGCATCAGACAGACGCTGCTGGGAAGCAAAGGAGAGACCAAAGCAACAAGTCCGCACTCACCCAAACctgagcaggagaggaagaacaTGCACAAAG ACGACACCAGCCCTCCTAAGGATAAAGGGACATGGAGGAAAGGCATCCCGGGGCTGATGAGGAAACCTTTCGAGAAGAAGCCGTCTCCTGGCGTCACGTTCGGAGTGAGGCTGGACGACTGTCCTCCCGCACAGACAAACAAG TTTGTGCCTCTGATTGTGGAGGTCTGCTGTAAtctggtggaggagagggggttGGAGTACACAGGCATCTACAGAGTCCCGGGAAACAACGCAGCGATCTCCAACATGCAGGAGGAGCTCAACAACAAGGGCATGAACGATATCGATATCCAGGATGAT AAATGGAGGGACCTCAATGTGATCAGCAGTTTACTCAAGTCCTTCTTCCGCAAACTTCCTGAGCCCTTATTCACTAATG ATAGATACTCAGACTTCATAGAGGCCAACAGAATAGAGGGCCCAGTGGAGAGACTCAAAGTGCTCAAGAGGCTG CTTCATGAGTTACCAGATCATCATTACGAGACCCTGAAGTTCCTCTCAGCTCATCTGAAATGTGTGGCTGAAAACTCAGAGAAGAATAAG ATGGAGCCGAGGAACCTGGCCATCGTGTTTGGTCCGACTCTGGTGCGCACCACCGAGGACAACATGACTCACATGGTCACACACATGCCCGACCAGTACAAGATCGTAGAGACCCTCATTCAGAAT tACAACTGGTTTTTCACTGAAGATGGAAATGGAGATCCAGTG ACTGTGTCCCACGAGGTGAGCGCCGTGGAGTCCCAGCCCATCCCCAACATCGACCACCTCCTCACCAACATCGGCCGTACCGCCGCGTCGCAGGGTGAAGTATCAG ATTCACCGACCAGTGACTCGGCTAAATcaaag GGTTCCTGGGGCTCAGGGAAGGACCAGTGCAGCCGAGAGCTCCTGGTCTCCTCCATCTTTGCTGCAGCCAGCCGCAAAAGAAAGAAGTCAAAGGAGAAGCCGCAGCCGAGCAGCTCAGATGACGATCTGGACGCCGTGTTCCCCAAAAAGGAAATCCCTGGCCAGAAGCCGAACCACCATCTCCAGGCTGAGGCACAGAGCGAGACTCGCCTCAACGCCAAGCAGCAAACCCAGGccgaggagaggaaggagaacgGGAGAACTGTGGAGCTGATGCCTAAAGTCAAGAGAGAGCATAGACACTCCTTGTTCCTGAAGGAGAAGACTCCGCCCCGGCACTCGTCTTCTTCCCCATCCCCAGTCATCTGCGGCTCGCCGAAAATCAGCCACCAAACAGCTCCTCAAGGGAAGTCGTCCCTGTCGGATCCTCCGTCTCAGCAGGATGAGAACACCTCCGACCTCGGGACCATGAGCTCCGGAGCATCAGTGCCACGGTCGAGACCGAAAAAGTGGTCTGGAGGAGCGCCCCCCGACCTGCCCGCAGGAGTGTGTATCGGACAAGGAGGAGGTCCCGGGGCGTCCGCTGGTGCAGAGGTGAGCTCCATCACCTCGGACTACTCCACCACTTCCTCCATCACGTTCTTGACCGGAGCGGAGTCCAGTGCGCTCAGTCCAGAGCTGCAGGGTGGGGAGGAGGCAGATGACGAACGCAGTGAGCTCATCAGCGAGGGACGACCCATGGAGACGGACAGCGAAAGCGACTTCCCGGTGTTTGCCCCCGGGGGTGGCAGCAGCCAGTCCACGCCCCGCCCAGAGCAAAGTCAGGAAAAGACAGAAGCAAGAGACGGAGGTGCAGCTGACGGCGGCATCGTGCCAAAACTTGAAGCGCGCCGCCTTTTCCCGTCGCACAGGATGATCGAGTGCGATACCCTCTCCAGACGGTGGTcactgagacagaaaacagacagcGAGTCCTCGATGGAGGGTGTGGCTGGAAGCGGGGAGCGCAGCAGCGGGAGGTCTGAGTCCTCCACGCGGTTGTCTCGGGTCCTGGAGGTGATGAAGAAGGGCCGATCCACCAGCAGCCTCAGCTCGTCTTCACGCAGCGAGTCGGAGCGTGCCGAACCAGCGTGGCACCTTAAAATCACAGAGCGGCTCAAGTTAAGGATACGGACATCTGCTGACGACATGTTCACTCAGAAGAACCGAGCTCCGGATGCTCGCGCTAAGAAGAAGAACATCCGACGGAGGCACACCATGGGCGGGCAGAGAGACTTTGCGGAGCTGGCGGTCATCAACGACTGGAGGGAGCAGGGCGGCAGGGATCAGGCGGCTGATCTGTCTGTGCTGGACCACCTCAAACCCAGATGTTCCTCAGAGGACTTCTCCGTCCAGGACTGGATCTCCAGAGAGCGCTGCCGCGGCTCTGAGCCGAGCGTCGAGCTCGCTCCGAAAGCCGTGCCCGAGGACGATCCTGCAGATGCTCAGGGCGTCGCACTTGAAACGCCACCACCGCCTCCCGCCACCTCGGACGCTCAGCCGCCGGCAGGGGAGCACGTTAACGGAAGCGGGCCGCAGGTGAAAAACAAGGCGTCCCTCGGGGCGGACGCTCACCCACACAAACTCTCTGGAGCACAAGTCGTCCGCTCGCGGTTCTACCAGTATCTGTGA